The Apibacter raozihei genome contains a region encoding:
- a CDS encoding copper resistance protein NlpE N-terminal domain-containing protein has translation MNKFSLVFFTLLFISSCSDNKKTINPLISNQDSVTSAQSIYGTYSGEISCDDCESVVLTIMDNHHYSLTIHLIGEEKSSQSTIKEEGIYTWNADKTILSLDKFNFKFKVDHGKLYYLDHNITINEDEVLIKK, from the coding sequence ATGAATAAATTTTCATTAGTATTTTTTACATTACTTTTTATATCCAGTTGTTCAGATAATAAAAAAACAATTAATCCTTTAATCTCAAATCAAGATTCTGTTACTTCAGCTCAATCTATTTATGGGACATATTCAGGAGAAATTTCTTGTGACGACTGTGAAAGTGTTGTTTTAACTATTATGGATAATCATCATTATTCTTTGACTATACATCTGATTGGGGAAGAAAAATCTTCCCAAAGTACTATTAAAGAGGAAGGAATATATACATGGAATGCTGATAAAACCATATTATCTTTAGACAAATTTAATTTTAAGTTTAAAGTTGATCATGGTAAGCTTTATTATCTCGATCACAATATAACAATCAATGAAGATGAAGTTCTTATAAAAAAATAA
- a CDS encoding glycoside hydrolase family 3 protein — translation MKNVISLFCIFLLSGSSYSQKHADKVITINEQKKASAWVDSTYNSLTLDDKIAQLFIVAAYVNKDSKHIEEVTHLVEKEHIGGLILMQDDILKQVRWVNKLQNNVKVPLLIGVDGEWGLAQRFSETIKFPWAMTLGALTNDTLVYQVATKIAKHCKRAGINWDFAPVVDININPNNPIIGNRSFGSDKYNVVRKANAYIEGLQSQKILSSAKHFPGHGDTDVDSHLGMPVLNHSRARFDSLELYPFRELIKKNIEGIMVAHLNVPAYEKNKKIPASLSYEIITKLLKERLGYKGMIITDALNMQGVAKNFPFGEMDYLAFKAGNDILLFSQGVKTGKEKIKDALVKGEIPMSRLEESVKKILFAKYHAGLCNYQPISETNLIKDLNDKESEVLKEKVFTAALTELKTDKNHYPLNKKKKYLFLPLEDGDYHLFYRNLKEKYPILQQVTLEQLSSGKYDSKEFELIIGIFKDTETTVYYSHKLSNVSKNAINSLSKKYSTTLCNFISPYSLNGINLDHIKNIFLTYQNNNYTQTSIINILDGSLKAQGKIPITIGK, via the coding sequence ATGAAAAACGTAATCAGTTTATTTTGCATATTTTTATTATCAGGGAGCTCTTATTCTCAAAAGCATGCAGATAAAGTTATCACTATAAATGAACAAAAAAAAGCTTCTGCATGGGTAGACTCAACTTATAATTCACTTACTTTGGATGATAAGATAGCTCAGCTATTTATAGTTGCAGCCTATGTAAACAAAGATTCAAAACATATAGAAGAAGTTACACATTTGGTTGAGAAAGAGCATATCGGAGGATTGATATTAATGCAGGATGATATTCTTAAACAGGTTCGCTGGGTAAATAAATTGCAAAATAATGTAAAAGTACCCTTACTGATAGGTGTAGATGGAGAGTGGGGGCTGGCTCAGCGTTTTTCTGAAACAATAAAATTCCCCTGGGCTATGACATTAGGAGCTCTTACCAATGATACATTAGTATATCAAGTAGCTACTAAGATTGCCAAGCATTGTAAACGTGCAGGTATAAATTGGGATTTTGCTCCTGTAGTAGATATCAATATCAATCCCAACAATCCTATCATAGGAAACCGCTCGTTCGGTTCTGATAAATATAACGTTGTAAGAAAAGCTAATGCCTACATAGAAGGTTTACAGAGTCAAAAAATTCTTTCATCTGCCAAGCATTTCCCAGGTCATGGCGATACTGATGTAGACAGTCATTTAGGAATGCCCGTATTAAATCATTCACGTGCAAGATTCGATTCATTGGAGTTATATCCTTTTAGAGAACTTATTAAGAAAAATATAGAGGGTATTATGGTAGCCCATTTAAATGTACCTGCTTATGAGAAAAATAAAAAAATACCAGCTTCTTTATCCTATGAAATTATTACTAAATTATTAAAGGAGCGTCTCGGTTACAAAGGTATGATCATTACAGATGCACTGAATATGCAGGGAGTAGCTAAAAATTTTCCTTTTGGAGAAATGGATTATCTTGCATTTAAAGCAGGAAATGATATATTACTATTTTCCCAAGGAGTTAAAACAGGGAAAGAAAAAATTAAAGATGCACTTGTAAAAGGAGAAATACCTATGAGCCGACTGGAGGAAAGTGTTAAAAAAATATTATTTGCTAAATACCATGCAGGATTGTGTAATTATCAACCAATTTCTGAAACCAACCTTATAAAAGATTTAAACGATAAAGAATCTGAGGTTTTAAAAGAGAAGGTTTTTACAGCTGCATTAACAGAATTAAAAACCGATAAGAATCATTATCCTTTAAATAAAAAGAAAAAATACCTGTTTTTACCACTCGAAGATGGAGATTACCATTTATTTTATAGAAATTTAAAAGAAAAATACCCTATACTTCAGCAGGTAACTTTAGAGCAGCTATCGAGTGGAAAATATGATTCTAAAGAATTTGAATTGATCATAGGTATTTTTAAAGATACCGAAACCACAGTTTATTATTCACACAAATTATCAAATGTATCAAAAAATGCCATAAACAGCTTATCTAAAAAATATTCAACTACATTATGTAATTTCATTAGTCCTTACAGTTTAAACGGAATTAACCTGGATCACATAAAAAATATTTTTTTGACTTATCAGAATAACAACTATACTCAAACATCAATTATCAATATTCTGGATGGAAGTTTAAAAGCTCAAGGAAAAATACCAATAACTATTGGTAAATAA
- a CDS encoding glycosyltransferase yields MKTSTSLVISTYNNSDILNLVLKSINIQSLLPDEIIIADCSSNYESEILISAFTQKTKIPVIHIKQSGNKLLKAEILNKAIAKCKSEYIIQIHDDCILHKHFIKDHIHSRKYNTFLFGTIIPINQKKTDYIIKNEIYTFSFFSGKIKKRIKNIYLPFFNRFHKPTEYLSNDMTGNNLSYWKKDFIDINGFNEQFNGYAGEDSDFCQRLLFSSVWGKKLQNCGIIYHFNSNTPTIDKNNFSLIKQTRRNKIIYCPQGVDKYLGIKKSNIH; encoded by the coding sequence ATGAAAACGTCCACATCGCTTGTTATTAGTACTTATAATAATTCCGATATACTGAATCTGGTTTTAAAAAGTATAAACATACAATCTTTATTGCCAGATGAAATTATAATAGCTGATTGTAGTTCAAACTACGAGTCAGAAATTTTAATCTCTGCTTTTACACAAAAAACTAAAATACCGGTAATTCATATTAAACAAAGTGGTAATAAGTTACTAAAAGCTGAAATTTTAAATAAAGCAATTGCTAAATGTAAATCTGAATACATAATACAAATCCATGATGATTGTATACTGCATAAACATTTTATTAAAGACCATATTCATAGTCGTAAATATAATACATTCCTTTTTGGAACAATCATTCCTATTAATCAAAAAAAAACAGATTATATTATTAAAAATGAAATATATACATTTAGTTTTTTTTCAGGAAAAATTAAGAAAAGGATAAAAAATATTTATTTACCTTTTTTTAATCGGTTTCATAAACCTACAGAGTATTTATCCAATGACATGACCGGGAATAACCTTTCATACTGGAAAAAAGATTTTATTGATATAAACGGTTTTAATGAACAATTTAATGGATATGCAGGTGAAGATTCAGATTTTTGCCAACGATTACTTTTTAGCAGTGTTTGGGGAAAAAAATTACAAAATTGCGGAATTATTTATCATTTTAATTCTAATACTCCTACAATTGATAAAAACAATTTTTCACTTATTAAACAAACCCGAAGAAATAAAATCATATATTGTCCACAGGGCGTTGATAAATATTTAGGAATTAAAAAAAGCAATATACATTAA
- a CDS encoding J domain-containing protein has product MKDYYKILEITPSATFEDIKKAYRRLAFKFHPDRNGGNLEFNQLFIEINQAYKTLSHETTRKRYDMSYRVRMARELKPVTPQLFLEKMESIRTFIYKKGKNKISETALFRGLNTILSDNNILYLINQNNSDINKQIINESLKCCDFISGEHMLSITSRLEILAGKNEIEISRIQEYKDAHKMMKSNYLMEILVNFSHKVSTIFR; this is encoded by the coding sequence ATGAAAGATTATTATAAAATATTAGAAATTACTCCTTCAGCAACTTTTGAAGATATAAAAAAAGCGTACAGACGTTTAGCTTTTAAATTTCACCCGGATCGCAATGGTGGTAATCTGGAGTTTAATCAGTTATTCATAGAAATAAATCAGGCATATAAAACTTTATCGCACGAGACTACTCGTAAACGATACGATATGAGTTACAGAGTACGGATGGCAAGAGAATTAAAACCGGTAACTCCTCAGCTTTTTTTAGAAAAAATGGAATCTATAAGAACATTTATTTATAAAAAAGGAAAAAATAAAATCAGTGAAACGGCTTTATTCAGAGGATTAAATACAATACTTTCTGATAATAATATCCTATATCTTATTAATCAAAATAACTCAGATATAAACAAACAAATCATTAATGAATCATTAAAATGTTGTGATTTTATATCAGGTGAACATATGCTATCTATAACTTCAAGGTTAGAAATACTAGCGGGTAAAAATGAGATTGAAATCAGCCGTATACAAGAATATAAAGATGCTCATAAGATGATGAAGTCTAATTATTTAATGGAAATATTAGTTAATTTTTCTCATAAAGTAAGCACTATATTCCGTTAA
- a CDS encoding ribonucleoside-diphosphate reductase subunit alpha produces MNEKLWWRNSESEQILNRGYLLKGETVEGAIDRITSAAAQRLYKPELKEAFQEMIERGWMSLSSPIWANMGTQRGLPISCFNVHIPDSIEGITHKLGEVIMQTKIGGGTSGYFGALRERGSAVSDNGKSSGAVSFMKLFDTAMDTISQGGVRRGAFASYLDIDHPDIEEFLTIKDIGNPIQNLFFGVCVPDYWMQEMIDGDMDKRKIWAKVLESRQQKGLPYIFFSDNVNKNKPQVYKDEGLIIRSSNLCSEIMLPSSFDESFICCLSSMNLELYDEWKDTEAVKLAIFFLDAVLQEFIVKTEGNYYLEPANKFAKRHRALGLGVLGWHSYLQKNMIPFEGMEAKQKTVEIFKYLQDKSNKATEDLARIYGEPDLLKGYGRRNTTLLAIAPTTSSSAILGQTSPGIEPFSSNYYKAGLSKGNFMRKNKYLDKLLTEKEINNEDTWRSIMLNGGSVQHINELSFEEKQVFKTFKEISQLEIIQQAAIRQKYVDQSQSLNLNIPAELPVKDVNRLIIEAWKLGIKTLYYQRSQSVAKEMVVNLVSCSSCES; encoded by the coding sequence ATGAATGAAAAACTTTGGTGGAGGAACTCGGAAAGTGAGCAAATTTTAAACAGAGGATATCTCTTAAAAGGTGAAACTGTTGAAGGAGCTATAGACAGAATTACATCCGCCGCAGCCCAGAGATTATATAAACCTGAATTAAAAGAAGCATTTCAGGAAATGATAGAAAGAGGATGGATGAGCCTTAGTTCTCCTATTTGGGCAAATATGGGAACACAGAGAGGTTTACCTATTTCCTGTTTTAACGTTCATATACCTGATAGTATTGAGGGCATTACCCATAAATTGGGAGAAGTAATTATGCAGACGAAAATTGGAGGCGGAACTTCCGGTTATTTCGGGGCTTTGAGAGAAAGAGGATCAGCGGTTTCAGATAATGGAAAAAGTAGCGGTGCGGTAAGTTTTATGAAATTATTTGATACCGCTATGGATACAATTTCTCAAGGAGGTGTACGGAGAGGAGCTTTTGCTTCCTATCTGGACATTGACCATCCGGATATAGAAGAGTTTTTAACAATCAAAGATATTGGAAATCCTATCCAAAACCTGTTTTTCGGAGTTTGTGTTCCTGATTACTGGATGCAGGAGATGATTGATGGAGACATGGATAAAAGAAAAATATGGGCGAAAGTACTTGAAAGTCGTCAGCAAAAAGGCCTGCCTTATATTTTCTTTTCAGACAATGTAAATAAAAATAAACCGCAGGTTTATAAAGACGAAGGCTTAATTATCAGATCATCAAACTTATGTTCAGAAATTATGCTTCCTTCATCATTCGATGAATCCTTTATTTGTTGTTTATCTTCCATGAATCTGGAACTATATGATGAATGGAAAGATACAGAAGCCGTGAAACTGGCAATATTCTTTTTAGATGCCGTATTGCAGGAATTTATTGTAAAAACGGAAGGAAATTATTATCTGGAACCGGCAAATAAATTTGCTAAAAGACATAGAGCTTTAGGGTTAGGGGTTTTAGGATGGCACTCTTATTTACAAAAAAATATGATTCCTTTTGAAGGAATGGAAGCCAAACAAAAAACAGTAGAAATATTTAAATATTTACAAGATAAATCCAACAAAGCAACTGAAGATTTAGCCAGAATATATGGTGAGCCTGATTTACTTAAAGGATATGGAAGAAGAAATACAACATTGTTAGCTATTGCGCCAACAACCTCATCTTCTGCAATTTTAGGACAGACATCACCAGGTATAGAGCCATTTAGTTCCAATTATTATAAGGCAGGATTATCCAAAGGAAATTTTATGCGTAAAAATAAGTATTTGGATAAGTTATTGACTGAAAAGGAAATAAACAACGAGGATACTTGGAGAAGCATCATGCTTAATGGAGGAAGTGTACAGCATATTAATGAACTTTCTTTTGAAGAAAAGCAGGTATTCAAAACGTTTAAAGAGATTAGTCAGCTGGAAATTATTCAACAGGCAGCCATCAGACAAAAATATGTAGACCAGTCCCAGTCTTTAAATTTGAACATTCCGGCAGAACTACCTGTGAAAGATGTTAACCGATTAATTATAGAAGCCTGGAAGTTAGGTATTAAAACATTATATTATCAGCGCAGTCAGAGTGTAGCTAAGGAAATGGTAGTGAATTTGGTGAGTTGCAGTAGTTGCGAATCATAA